A genomic segment from Epinephelus fuscoguttatus linkage group LG17, E.fuscoguttatus.final_Chr_v1 encodes:
- the LOC125904629 gene encoding cholecystokinin-like — MTAGLCVCVVLAVLCTSCLGLPFSSQPLDEGHRSMSAASEALLEADTHTLGEPHLQHSRSAPQMKALPLAEDDADSRANLSELLARLISSRKGSVRRNSTANSRVNGLSANHRIADRDYMGWMDFGRRSAEEYEYSS; from the exons atgactgcagggctgtgtgtgtgtgtcgtgctGGCAGTCTTGTGTACGAGCTGTTTGGGGCTCCCCTTCTCGTCCCAGCCCCTTGATGAGGGCCACCGCTCCATGTCCGCTGCCTCTGAAG CTCTCCTCGAGGCTGACACCCACACCTTAGGAGAGCCCCACCTCCAACACAGCCGCTCTGCGCCCCAGATGAAAGCTCTCCCTCTGGCTGAGGATGATGCAGACTCCCGAGCCAACCTCAGCGAGCTGCTGGCAAGACTCATCTCCTCCAGGAAAG GTTCTGTGCGCAGAAACTCCACAGCAAACAGCAGAGTCAACGGACTGAGCGCCAACCACCGGATAGCAGACAGGGACTACATGGGGTGGATGGATTTCGGCCGCCGCAGCGCAGAGGAATACGAGTACTCCTCGTAA